A single genomic interval of Microbacterium sp. zg-Y1090 harbors:
- a CDS encoding hotdog fold thioesterase gives MTDQHAATQHGLEWVAERGMGALAEKMGIEFTEFTIERCVATMPVEGNTQPVGLLHGGAYVVLGESLGSMAANLHAGPGRLAVGIDINATHTRSATSGIVTAVCTPIHLGRAMTVHEIAVSDEAGRRCSTIRITNLIKDL, from the coding sequence ATGACCGATCAGCACGCCGCGACGCAGCACGGACTCGAGTGGGTCGCCGAGCGCGGTATGGGGGCGCTGGCGGAGAAGATGGGCATCGAGTTCACCGAGTTCACGATCGAGCGGTGCGTCGCCACCATGCCCGTGGAGGGCAACACGCAGCCCGTCGGTCTGCTGCACGGCGGCGCGTACGTCGTGCTGGGCGAATCCCTCGGTTCGATGGCCGCCAACCTGCACGCGGGTCCGGGGCGCCTGGCGGTGGGCATCGACATCAATGCCACGCACACCCGCTCGGCCACCAGCGGCATCGTCACGGCGGTGTGCACCCCCATCCATCTCGGTCGCGCGATGACCGTGCACGAGATCGCGGTGAGCGACGAGGCCGGGCGACGCTGCTCGACCATCCGCATCACGAACCTGATCAAGGACCTCTGA
- a CDS encoding ANTAR domain-containing response regulator, translating to MATAPRRVVVAEDESLIRLDIVEILRDNGFDVVGEAGDGETAVQLATELRPDLVIMDVKMPVLDGISAAEKLSKAHIAPVVLLTAFSQKELVERATEAGALAYVVKPFTPNDLLPAIEIALARYEQIITLEAEVADMVERFETRKLVDRAKGLLNEKMGLTEPEAFRWIQKASMDRRLTMQDVAKAIIEQLAPKK from the coding sequence ATGGCCACGGCACCGCGACGCGTCGTGGTCGCCGAGGACGAATCGCTGATCCGCCTGGACATCGTGGAGATCCTCCGCGACAACGGCTTCGACGTCGTCGGCGAGGCGGGAGACGGCGAGACGGCTGTGCAGCTTGCGACCGAGCTGCGGCCCGACCTGGTGATCATGGACGTGAAGATGCCCGTGCTCGACGGCATCTCGGCCGCCGAGAAGCTCAGCAAGGCGCACATCGCGCCGGTCGTGCTGCTGACGGCGTTCAGCCAGAAGGAGCTCGTCGAGCGGGCCACCGAGGCCGGTGCGCTCGCATACGTGGTCAAGCCCTTCACCCCCAACGACCTGCTGCCGGCGATCGAGATCGCCCTGGCACGCTACGAGCAGATCATCACGCTCGAGGCCGAGGTCGCCGACATGGTCGAGCGCTTCGAGACCCGCAAGCTCGTCGACCGCGCCAAGGGCCTGCTCAACGAGAAGATGGGCCTGACCGAGCCCGAGGCCTTCCGCTGGATCCAGAAGGCGTCGATGGACCGCCGGCTGACCATGCAGGACGTCGCCAAGGCGATCATCGAGCAGCTCGCCCCCAAGAAGTAA
- the pyk gene encoding pyruvate kinase — MRRAKIVATLGPATSTYEMVRAIIDAGVDVARFNLSHGDYSVHENNFANVRKAAQDAGRAVAALVDLQGPKIRLGKFADGPHQLAVGDVFKITTEDIEGTKEIVSTTFKGLPADVSPGDFLLIDDGKVRVEVTEVEGPVVTTKVIVGGPVSNNKGINLPGVAVSVPALSEKDEADLRWGLRAGADLIALSFVRSAQDVERVHEIMAEEGHRVPVIAKIEKPQAVENLEEIIDAFDGIMVARGDLGVELPLEAVPIVQKRAVELCRRMAKPVIVATQMLESMINNPVPTRAETSDVANAVLDGADAVMLSGETSVGDYPVVVVETMARIIESTEEHGMERIAPLNTKPRTQGGAITLAAMEVADFVDAKYVCIFTESGDTARRMSRLRPKFPMIGFTPEPAIRRRMAITWGVQSAIVEHVAHTDLMFIQVDDYLLSHKLAEVGDRVVVISGSPPGIIGSTNDIRIHKVGDAVHGKAPIYKAEQ, encoded by the coding sequence ATGAGACGCGCGAAGATCGTCGCCACTCTCGGCCCCGCCACGTCCACCTACGAGATGGTCCGCGCGATCATCGATGCGGGTGTCGACGTTGCGCGATTCAACCTGAGCCACGGAGACTATTCCGTCCACGAGAACAACTTCGCCAACGTACGGAAGGCCGCACAGGATGCCGGCCGCGCCGTCGCCGCGCTGGTTGACCTCCAGGGCCCGAAGATCCGCCTCGGCAAGTTCGCCGACGGACCGCACCAGCTCGCCGTCGGCGATGTCTTCAAGATCACCACCGAGGACATCGAGGGCACCAAGGAGATCGTCTCGACGACCTTCAAGGGACTCCCCGCCGACGTCAGCCCTGGCGACTTCCTGCTCATCGACGACGGCAAGGTGCGCGTCGAGGTGACCGAGGTCGAGGGTCCCGTCGTGACCACCAAGGTCATCGTCGGCGGCCCGGTGTCCAACAACAAGGGCATCAACCTGCCGGGGGTCGCCGTGAGCGTCCCCGCCCTGTCCGAGAAGGACGAGGCAGACCTCCGCTGGGGTCTGCGCGCCGGTGCCGACCTCATCGCGCTGTCCTTCGTGCGCAGCGCTCAGGACGTCGAGCGCGTGCACGAGATCATGGCGGAGGAGGGGCACCGCGTGCCCGTCATCGCCAAGATCGAGAAGCCGCAGGCCGTGGAGAACCTCGAGGAGATCATCGACGCCTTCGACGGCATCATGGTCGCCCGCGGTGATCTGGGTGTCGAGCTGCCGCTCGAGGCTGTGCCGATCGTGCAGAAGCGCGCGGTCGAGCTCTGCCGCCGCATGGCCAAGCCCGTCATCGTCGCCACGCAGATGCTCGAGTCGATGATCAACAACCCGGTGCCGACCCGCGCCGAGACCAGTGACGTCGCCAACGCGGTGCTCGACGGCGCCGACGCGGTCATGCTCTCGGGCGAGACCAGCGTCGGGGACTACCCCGTCGTCGTCGTCGAGACGATGGCCCGCATCATCGAGTCCACCGAAGAGCACGGCATGGAGCGCATCGCGCCGCTGAACACCAAGCCGCGCACGCAGGGCGGGGCCATCACCCTCGCCGCGATGGAGGTCGCGGACTTCGTCGACGCCAAGTACGTCTGCATCTTCACCGAGTCGGGCGACACCGCACGCCGCATGTCGCGGCTGCGGCCCAAGTTCCCCATGATCGGGTTCACGCCCGAGCCGGCGATCCGCCGCCGGATGGCGATCACGTGGGGCGTGCAGTCGGCCATCGTCGAGCACGTCGCGCACACCGATCTCATGTTCATCCAGGTCGACGACTACCTGCTCTCGCACAAGCTGGCCGAGGTCGGCGACCGGGTCGTCGTGATCTCCGGATCCCCTCCCGGGATCATCGGCTCGACCAACGACATCCGCATCCACAAGGTCGGCGACGCCGTTCACGGCAAGGCGCCCATCTACAAGGCCGAGCAGTAA
- the polA gene encoding DNA polymerase I, with the protein MTDAAKPTLLIVDGHSLAYRAFFALPVDNFTTKDGQHTNGIYGFLSMFVNLLKAEKPTHVAVAFDTSRQSFRTREYAEYKANRSESPAEFKGQIPLLQDCLRAMNITVLQKEDFEADDILATLATEGAEAGFDVLVCSGDRDTIQLVNDDITLLYPSVQGVSQLKRYDPAAVVEKYGLPPEMYPDIAALVGETSDNLPGVPKVGEKTAVKWLTQYGSLDELLARADEIKGVVGGNLREHLDDVRRNRTLNRLLRDVELPVTPQDLVVQPLDAQAVRDIFARLEFRTLLPRVFEAAGVIDPGDGPEAAPAKAAPTPVEPDAAGLAAWLDDAAGEVGLTVAVEGGLPARVGLATADAAVEVAWTDETTAVLLPWLASTAPKVMSDAKSQVKALRRAGAVVDGLVFDALVAGWLLRPSFPDKSLADLVDRYLGEKLPEADPTQLVPETEGATPGQVSWFTLRVADALRDELPAGVASVLSDIELPTLLTLADMELAGVSVSHEKLSGFSAELAARADTIAQQAYATIEREVNLGSPKQLQEVLFEQLQLPKTRKTKTGYSTDAAVLADLQETNPHPFLDLLLQHREATKLRQIIESLDAAIADDGRIHTTYVQTGSQTGRLSSTDPNLQNIPIRTTESRRIRAAFEVGEGYETLLTADYSQIEMRIMAHLSGDPGLIEAFNSGEDLHRFVGARVFGVTPEEVTPAMRTKVKAMSYGLVYGLSAFGLSKQLRIEQSEAKGLMLEYFARFGAVRDYLRSSVEQAKIDGYTETIFGRRRPFPDLSSPNRVLRENAERAALNAPIQGSAADIMKIALFRIHAEFAEQNLRSRVLLQIHDELVVEVAPGEWDAAERIVRDRMGDAAQLSVPLDVQIGRGADWDEAGH; encoded by the coding sequence GTGACGGATGCCGCAAAGCCTACCCTTCTGATCGTCGACGGCCATTCCCTGGCATATCGGGCGTTCTTCGCCCTCCCGGTGGACAACTTCACCACCAAGGACGGGCAGCACACCAACGGGATCTACGGTTTCCTGTCGATGTTCGTGAACCTGCTGAAGGCCGAGAAGCCGACGCACGTCGCGGTGGCCTTCGACACCTCGCGCCAGTCGTTCCGCACGCGCGAGTACGCCGAATACAAGGCGAACCGCTCGGAGTCGCCGGCCGAGTTCAAGGGCCAGATCCCCCTGCTGCAGGACTGTCTGCGGGCCATGAACATCACGGTGCTGCAGAAGGAGGACTTCGAGGCCGACGACATCCTCGCCACCCTCGCCACCGAGGGCGCCGAGGCCGGCTTCGACGTGCTGGTCTGCTCGGGTGACCGCGACACCATCCAGCTCGTCAACGACGACATCACGCTGCTGTACCCCAGCGTGCAGGGCGTGTCGCAGCTGAAGCGCTACGACCCCGCGGCGGTCGTGGAGAAGTACGGCCTGCCGCCGGAGATGTACCCCGACATCGCGGCGCTCGTCGGCGAGACGAGCGACAACCTGCCCGGCGTGCCGAAGGTGGGGGAGAAGACCGCGGTGAAGTGGCTCACCCAGTACGGCTCGCTCGACGAGCTGCTCGCGCGCGCCGACGAGATCAAGGGTGTCGTGGGCGGCAACCTGCGCGAGCACCTCGACGACGTGCGCCGCAACCGCACCCTCAACCGCCTGCTGCGCGATGTCGAGCTGCCCGTCACGCCGCAGGACCTGGTGGTGCAACCCCTCGACGCGCAGGCGGTGCGCGACATCTTCGCCCGTCTGGAGTTCCGCACGCTGCTGCCGCGCGTGTTCGAGGCCGCGGGCGTCATCGATCCCGGCGACGGCCCCGAGGCGGCGCCCGCGAAGGCCGCGCCGACGCCGGTCGAACCGGATGCCGCGGGACTCGCGGCCTGGCTCGACGATGCCGCGGGTGAGGTCGGCCTGACCGTCGCCGTCGAAGGGGGTCTGCCCGCCCGCGTGGGCCTGGCGACCGCCGATGCCGCCGTCGAGGTGGCGTGGACCGACGAGACCACAGCCGTGCTGCTGCCGTGGCTGGCCTCGACGGCGCCGAAGGTGATGTCCGACGCCAAGTCGCAGGTGAAGGCGCTGCGCCGTGCCGGCGCGGTGGTCGATGGCCTGGTCTTCGACGCGCTGGTGGCCGGCTGGCTGCTGCGCCCGAGCTTCCCCGACAAGAGCCTGGCCGATCTGGTCGACCGATACCTGGGTGAGAAGCTTCCCGAGGCGGACCCCACGCAGCTGGTTCCCGAGACGGAGGGCGCAACGCCCGGCCAGGTGTCATGGTTCACCCTGCGCGTGGCCGATGCGCTGCGCGACGAGCTGCCCGCGGGTGTGGCATCCGTCCTCTCCGACATCGAACTGCCGACGCTGCTGACCCTCGCCGACATGGAACTGGCCGGCGTCAGCGTCTCGCACGAGAAGCTCTCCGGGTTCTCCGCCGAGCTCGCCGCGCGCGCCGACACGATCGCGCAGCAGGCCTACGCCACCATCGAGCGCGAGGTGAACCTGGGATCGCCCAAGCAGCTGCAGGAGGTGCTGTTCGAACAGCTCCAGCTGCCGAAGACCCGCAAGACGAAGACCGGGTACTCCACGGATGCCGCCGTGCTCGCCGATCTGCAGGAGACGAACCCGCATCCCTTCCTCGACCTGCTCCTGCAGCACCGTGAGGCGACCAAGCTGCGGCAGATCATCGAATCGCTCGACGCCGCCATCGCCGACGACGGGCGCATCCACACCACGTACGTGCAGACCGGCAGCCAGACCGGTCGCCTGTCGAGTACCGATCCCAACCTGCAGAACATCCCGATCCGCACCACCGAGAGCCGCCGCATCCGTGCCGCGTTCGAGGTGGGCGAAGGCTACGAGACGCTGCTGACGGCGGACTACTCGCAGATCGAGATGCGCATCATGGCGCATCTGTCGGGCGATCCCGGCCTCATCGAGGCGTTCAACTCGGGCGAGGACCTGCACCGCTTCGTCGGCGCGCGGGTGTTCGGCGTCACGCCGGAGGAAGTCACCCCCGCGATGCGCACGAAGGTCAAGGCCATGTCGTACGGCCTCGTGTACGGTCTGTCGGCGTTCGGGCTGTCCAAGCAGCTGCGCATCGAGCAGTCCGAGGCCAAGGGCCTGATGCTGGAGTACTTCGCCCGCTTCGGCGCGGTGCGCGACTACCTGCGCTCATCGGTCGAGCAGGCGAAGATCGACGGGTACACCGAGACGATCTTCGGTCGTCGTCGCCCGTTCCCCGACCTCTCGAGCCCCAACCGGGTGCTGCGGGAGAACGCCGAGCGCGCAGCGCTGAACGCCCCCATCCAGGGCAGCGCCGCCGACATCATGAAGATCGCGCTGTTCCGCATCCATGCCGAGTTCGCCGAGCAGAACCTGCGCTCGCGCGTGCTCCTGCAGATCCACGACGAACTCGTGGTGGAGGTCGCGCCGGGGGAGTGGGATGCCGCCGAGCGGATCGTGCGCGACCGCATGGGGGATGCCGCGCAGCTGTCGGTGCCGCTGGATGTGCAGATCGGCCGCGGCGCCGACTGGGACGAAGCAGGTCACTGA
- a CDS encoding glutamate synthase subunit beta, with product MADPKGFLKVTERELPPRRPVPVRILDWKEVYEPGDSAVLRRQAGRCMDCGVPFCHKGCPLGNLIPEWNDLTWRGQTRSASERLHATNNFPEFTGRLCPAPCESSCVLGINQPAVTIKQVEVSIAEEAFSRGWVQPEPPERLTGKTVAVVGSGPAGLAAAQQLTRAGHTVAVFERDDRIGGLLRYGIPDFKMEKRHLEARLRQMQDEGTRFRAGVEIGRDITWDQLRARYDAVVVATGATVPRDLPIPGRDLAGVHFAMEYLVESNKAVAGDQVPHQISAQGKHVIVIGGGDTGADCIGTAHRQGALSVTNLAIGVQPPTARPDHQPWPMTPTLFEVTSAHEEGGERAYLASTVEFLGNDVGEVRALRVAETEYVDGRRVPKSGTEREIPADLVLIAMGFTGPEREHLEEQLQAQFTPRGILARDEDYQATHPGVFVAGDAGRGQSLIVWAIAEGRAAAAAVDRHLMGTTELPSPVRPTDIAIGLQPA from the coding sequence GTGGCTGACCCGAAGGGCTTTTTGAAGGTCACCGAGCGCGAGCTGCCGCCGCGGCGCCCCGTGCCGGTGCGCATCCTCGATTGGAAAGAGGTGTACGAGCCCGGCGACTCCGCCGTGCTCCGCCGCCAGGCGGGCCGCTGCATGGACTGCGGCGTGCCGTTCTGCCACAAGGGATGCCCGCTCGGGAACCTCATTCCGGAGTGGAACGACCTCACGTGGCGCGGTCAGACGCGCAGCGCGAGCGAGCGGCTGCACGCCACCAACAACTTCCCGGAGTTCACCGGTCGACTGTGCCCCGCCCCCTGCGAGAGCTCATGCGTGCTGGGGATCAACCAGCCCGCCGTCACGATCAAGCAGGTGGAGGTGTCGATCGCCGAGGAGGCGTTCTCCCGCGGCTGGGTCCAGCCGGAGCCGCCGGAGCGGTTGACCGGCAAGACCGTGGCCGTCGTCGGCTCCGGCCCCGCCGGCCTCGCCGCGGCACAGCAGCTGACGCGCGCCGGCCACACCGTCGCCGTCTTCGAGCGCGACGATCGCATCGGTGGGCTGCTGCGCTACGGCATCCCGGACTTCAAGATGGAGAAGCGCCACCTCGAGGCGCGGCTGCGCCAGATGCAGGACGAAGGCACCCGCTTCCGCGCGGGCGTGGAGATCGGCAGGGACATCACCTGGGACCAGCTGCGTGCCCGCTACGACGCCGTCGTGGTGGCCACCGGCGCCACGGTGCCGCGGGACCTTCCCATCCCGGGACGCGACCTCGCCGGCGTGCACTTCGCGATGGAGTACCTCGTCGAATCGAACAAGGCCGTCGCCGGTGACCAGGTGCCGCACCAGATCTCCGCGCAGGGCAAGCACGTCATCGTCATCGGCGGCGGCGACACCGGCGCGGACTGCATCGGCACCGCGCACCGGCAGGGCGCGCTGAGCGTGACCAACCTCGCGATCGGCGTGCAGCCTCCCACCGCCCGTCCCGACCACCAGCCGTGGCCGATGACCCCGACGCTGTTCGAGGTGACCTCTGCCCACGAGGAGGGCGGGGAGCGGGCATATCTGGCATCCACCGTCGAGTTCCTCGGGAACGACGTGGGCGAGGTGCGCGCGCTGCGGGTGGCGGAGACCGAGTACGTCGACGGCCGCCGCGTGCCCAAGAGCGGCACCGAGCGGGAGATCCCCGCGGACCTCGTCCTCATCGCGATGGGCTTCACCGGTCCCGAGCGGGAGCACCTCGAGGAGCAGCTGCAGGCGCAGTTCACCCCGCGCGGCATCCTCGCCCGCGACGAGGACTACCAGGCGACACACCCGGGCGTCTTCGTCGCCGGGGATGCCGGGCGCGGTCAGTCGCTCATCGTCTGGGCCATCGCCGAGGGCCGCGCCGCGGCCGCAGCAGTGGACCGTCACCTCATGGGCACCACCGAGCTGCCGTCGCCCGTGCGACCCACTGACATCGCGATCGGGTTGCAGCCCGCGTAG